The Myxococcales bacterium region CCAGTCGAGCGGCGGTGCCTTCGCGCCTTTTCGGTCCATGTGGCGGCTCGAACCGAGCGGGGCCTACTTGAACTCGACGGCGAGGATCTCGTAGACGCGCGGCGCGCCGCCGCCGCCGGGAAGGCGCACTTCGTCGCCCGCTTCTTTCGTCAAGAGCGAGCGAGCCATAGGACTGAGGATGCTGATACGGCCGTGATCGACGTCGGCCTCGTCGGCGCCGACGATCTGGTACGCGACCTCTTCTTCCGTCTGGTTGTTCATCAGCCGCACGTGCGCACCGAAGGCGACGCGGGAGCCCGAGAGCTTCGAGGGATCGATGATTTCCGCGAGGGCGAGCTTGTTTTCGAGGTCCTTCACGCGGCCCTCGATGAACGACTGCTTCTCGCGCGCCGCGTGGTACTCGGCGTTTTCGCTGAGATCGCCATGCTCACGCGCCGTCGCGATCATCTGAATGACGCGAGGCCGCTCGACGCTGCGCAAATGGTTGAGCTCGTCGCGGAGACGCGAGTACCCTTGGGGGGTGATGGGGTTTTTCTCCATCGCGATGCCGTTCTAGCACAGGTCGCTGGGCAATGACGGAGTCCTGAACGCCGCGCCTGCGCTCACGCTGGCTGGCACACGGAAGCAGCTATGCCCATCACCGGCGACAACCCTGAACACGGCACACGCGTAGACCTCACACGCACCGACGACGCTGAGCTCACTTACACCGGTCGAATCGCCACCAACGATCGCTCGTTTTCCCTGCGAGTGACCGTCGCCGGCGACACCGTCGTTGCCGAGACGGACGGCGGGCCGGACCTCGCGGAGCGGGCCCGCCTCATCGTCCGCACGGCGCTAAAGCACGCCGCTGCCGACGGGTTGCCGCCTCCACGGCGTATCCAGCGCTGGCGTGACTCGCGCGACTGACGCCCACGGACCACGAGGACGGCGGGAGCACGGCGACCACGACCCGGGGCCGGGAACGTGGTAAACGAGTCCCGATGCGATTGGGCTCCCTGCTCTTCGTCTTCCCGTTGGTCCTCGCGCCGAGCCTCGCCTGCTTGGGCTGCGAGGCCACGCCCGCGGCGCGCACTTCGCTGAACTACACGGCCGACGCGAAGCGCGCCTACGACGAGGCGATGACGGACTTCCGGAGCAAGAACTGGCTCGAAGCCCAACAGGCGTTCCGCGAGCTCAAGCGAAAGTACAGCTACTCGCGGTTCGCGCGCCTCGCCGAGCTCCGCATCGCCGACGCCGATTTCGAGCAGGACAAGTTCGCCGAGGCCATCCGCGGCTACAAGCAGTTCGTGCACGATCACCGCGCCGACGTCGAAGAAGTCGAATACGCGCGCAGCAAGATCGCGGAAGCTCAATACAAGGAGATCGCCGACTCCTTCTTGCTCCCGGCGGTGGAAGAGCGCGACCAGGCCTCCGCCATCGAGGCGTTTCGAGAGCTGAAGACGTTCCTCCAAGACTACCCCGACGGCAAAGACAGCCGGCGCATCTGCGAGCTCTTGGAGGACGTGACCGTCAAGCTTGTAAGGCACGAGCTCTACGTGGCGCGCTTCTACCTCGTGCGTGACAACTTCGAGGGCGCCGTGGCGCGCCTCCAATACGCGCTCCGGAACTACGTGGGCACGTCTTGCTCGCTCTCCACCATGCGCGGTCCCAGAGCGAAGGCGACCGAGGTGCGCCCGGCCGCCGCGGTCAACGACGCACCGCCGCTCGAGTTCGGGCTCGCGCCCGATGCCCTCCTGCTCCTCGGCGAGACCTACCTCAAGATGCACCGCTACCCGGAGGCGCGTGCAGCGTTCCAGGCCATCGTCGCTGGCTTCGGGGCCAGCGCCCTCATCGTGCCTGCGCGCCGCTACCTCGACTTGATGACCACGCAGGGCGTCTAGCATGTCCAATCCGTCTACGCCGCCCGCCGGCTCGGGGGTTCCCAGCGCCAAGACGGTGCTGGTCGTCGACGACGAGAAGAACATTCGGCGCGCGCTGCAGTTGGTCCTTGAGGGCGAAGGGTACGGCGTTCTCCAGGCGGAGACGGCCACGCAGGGGCTCGAGACGCTGTCCAATCCCGACCCGCCCGTCGACCTCGTCATCCTCGACGTGAAGCTCCCCGACATGAGCGGCCTCGAGGCCCTCGAACGCCTCCGTCGAGACGACGCAACGAAAGACATCCCCATCATCGTCATCAGCGGGCATGCGTCGGTGAACGAGGCGGTGCAGGCGATCAAGCTCGGGGCGAGCGACTTCTTTGAGAAGCCGCTGGCGCGCGAGCGTGTGCTGGTGAGCGTGCGCAACGTCCTCGATGCGGCGCAAGCGCGGCGCGTCCTCGATCAGGTAGCCCTCTCGGAGGCCCACCGCCACGAGATGATCGGCCGCAGCGGCGCCGTGAAGAAGCTGTTCGTCGAAATCGAGAAGGTGGCGCCAACCAAAGCCAGCGTCCTCATCACCGGCGAGAGCGGCACCGGCAAGGAGCTTATCTCCCGCGCCATCCACCGCCTCAGTCCGCGCAAGTCCAATCCCTTCATCAAAGTGAACTGCGCAGCCATCCCCGCGAGCTCATCGAGAGCGAGCTGTTCGGCCACGAGCGCGGAGCGTTTACCGGCGCGCAAGCTCGAAAGCGAGGGTTCTTCGAGCAGGCGCACGGCGGCACGCTCTTCTTGGATGAGATCGGCGACATGGACCTGGTCGCGCAGGCGAAGGTCCTTCGTGCGCTTCAATCGGGCGAGATCTCACGCGTTGGCAGCGAGCACGTGATGCACGTCGACGTTCGCGTCCTGGCGGCCACCAACAAGGACCTGGCCAAGGAGGTCGAACGCGGCGGCTTTCGCGAAGATCTCTTCTTTCGCCTCAACGTGTTCCCCATCCGCAGCCCCGCGCTTCGCGAGCGGGTCGAAGACATCGGCGTCTTGGCTCAGTTTTTCATGGAGCAGTTCTCCAACGAGAACGGCACCAAGCCGAAGCCCATTGAAGCGGCCGTCCTGGAGCGCCTCACGGCCCGCAAGTGGCCGGGGAACATTCGCGAGCTGAAGAACGTCGTCGAGCGCATGGCGATCCTCTCAGGCGATCGCGTCACCGTGGCGGACTTGCCGGAAGATCCGCACGAGAGTCCCTTTGAGGACGAAGCCTCCGACGTCGGCGGCGACGTCGAGGCCGACGACGGCCCGGACCCCGCCTCCCGTGCGCCGATCCCGGAGCCAGGGTCCTACCCCACCCTGCGCGAACACCGCGAGCAGTCGGAGCGCAAATACCTCGTCGACATGCTCAAGCTGACGGGGTGGAACATCTCCCGCACCGCCGTCATCTTAGGTGTAGAGCGCACCAACCTTCACAAGAAGATTCGCGGCTACGGCATCAAGCGCGGCGAAGGCTGAGGCACTATTCTGCGGACGAACTTCTGACTCACCAAATCAGCGTGACTCCGACGGAGCGGTTCGGCGCTGCTCCTCGACGCGCTCTCGGACGACGACGAAGGTCGCCACGCCGACGAGCATGGCGATGGCGAGGATGAGCACCATGTTGCCGCGCCACTCGTTCTTCTTCCGCGTCTGCCGCGACGCTGAGCTTGGCGCAGCGGCGGGCGCCGCCGAGTACCCGGCGCGCTGTGGGCGGTCCGCCGCCAAGAGCACGCGGCGGCTCGACGGGACGGAGACGTCGCGATAGCTGCCCGACGGCACGGGCCGAAGCGCGTCGCCGAGCTTGGGCTTGCGCCCCGCCAGCGCGCGGCGCACGTCGCCGAGCATGGCGTAGGCGCTGCCGTAGCGTCGCTCGGGCTCCGTCTGGAGCGCGTGGTCGAGGATCAACGCAACCGGATCGCTCGCCTCCGGGGCGACCTCGCGAAGGGGCACCGGCTCACGCGTCGCCAGCTCGGCGCGTGAGGTGTCGGAGCCGCGCGGGAACTTGCCTGACAAGGCGAAATACGCGCACGCGGCGACGGCCCAGACGTCGGTTTGCTCCGTGGCAGCCTCGGGAGGCAGCGAGCAACGCTCCGGCGCCGCGAAGGGACCAACGCGCAGGTCGGCGAGCGCGTCACGGGTGTCGGAGCCGCCCAGGAGGCTCCCCGGCGGCGTCGCAAAGTCGACCAACCGCACCGACCCCCTCGCCGTGACGAGGACGTTCGCGGGACCGATGGCGCCGTGGACGACGCCGTGGGCGTGCGCGATCTCGAGCGCATCCAAGAGCTGCTCCATCAATCGGAGCACCTTCGCCTCGGGCATGCCCGGAGAGCCCTCGGCGCGGAGCTCCTCGAGCGCTGTCGCGAGGCTGCGCGTCTCAACAAAGTTGCGGATGACGTACGGGACTCCGTCGTCGTCGGCGCCGTCGGAGGTGACCGGCACGACGCGCGGATGACGGAAGCGATTGGCGGCGTAAGCGCTGCGAAGAAATTGGCTCCGCGCCCGCTCGCTCCGTGCGGCTTCGCCGGTGAGGATACGCATGACGCCGCGCTCGCCGCTGTCCTTGTCGCCGTGGATGACCTCGTAAGCAGAGGAGAGCGGCCCCACGCCGAGAAGCTTCACGAGGCGCCACCCCTTGATGCGGCTGCCGACGCGGCGTCGCGCAGCCTCCTCCCGCACCGTCTGCGCCTGCGTCAGGATCGGCTCCGCAGGTGTGTCGACGCGGAGCTTCACCGAGAGGGGGCTCGTTTCCGGACTACCTTCCGAGCTCATCGGTCCTCTTCATAGCGAGCGGCCAAAGGACGCGTGCGTGTGGGTAGCGGGCACGAGGCGTCATCGCGACCCGGTCGAGCCATAGCCGCCGCGACCTCGAACCGTGGCTTCGAGGTCGGCGACGAGCACGAGTTGCGCCGTCGCGACGGGGGCGATGACGAGTTGAGCGATGCGGGCGAGCGGCTCCAACGTCACCTTCTTCTTGCCGAGGTTCACGAGCAGGACCTTCACTTCGCCGCGATAGTCGGAGTCGATGGTGCCAGGCGTGTTGACGACGGTGAGGCCGTGCTTGAGCGCGAGGCCCGAGCGTGGTCTCACTTGGCCTTCAAACTTCGGCGGGATCGCGAACGCCAAGCCCGTGGCAACGAGCACGCGATCCAGCGGCTTCACCTCGATGGGCCCCTCGATGGCGGCGTGGAGGTCCATGCCTGCGGCACCCGGCGTTTGATACTTGGGCATCGGAACCGCGACCGGGCCAACGCAACTCACGGCAATGCAGACATCGGGAATCATGGGCGGAAGTCCTGCTGAGGATAGAACACCTTGTGGGATTGCCCTGAGCAAAAGATCGGCCTCCCGGTAGGCATCTGGTAGACTCTCACATCGTGGCGGCGAAGGCTCCCTCGGCGGCCGCGCGCATGCTGGGCCAATACGCGGTCTACGGCGAGCTCGCCGCAGGCGGCATGGCGACCATTCATTTTGGCCGACTCGCGACGCCCGACGGGCACACGCGGACGGTGGCCATCAAGCGGCTTCACCCGCAGTTCGCGAAGGACGCGGAATTCCGCACGATGTTTCTCGATGAGGCGCGCGTCGCGGTGCATGTCGCGCACCCCAACGTCGTCACCACCCTCGACGTCGTGGGGATGGAGACGGAGCTCTTCCTGGTCATGGAGTACGTCGTCGGCGAATCGCTCTCGAAGCTGATCCGCCAGACGCGGGAGAAGAAGAAGGTCATCCCCCCTGCGATTGCGGCTGCCGTTATGGCGGGCGCCATGCGTGGGCTGCACGCGGCGCACACGGCGCACGACGTCAACGGACAGCCGCTGCAGATCGTGCATCGCGACATCTCGCCGCAGAACATCCTCGTAGGCGTCGACGGCGTCGCGCGGGTGCTCGACTTCGGCGTCGCCAAGGCGGTAGGCCGCGCGCAGCAGACACGCGAGGGCCAACTCAAGGGCAAGATCGCGTACATGGCGCCGGAGCAACTGAACGGCGTCGTGAGTCCGCGCACGGACATCTACGCGGCGGGCGTCACGCTGTGGGAAGCGCTGACGGCAAAGCGCCTCTTCAATGCCGACAACGAAGCGGCCATCTTGGGCAAGATCTTGAGCGGCAAGGTAGAGCCGCCGAGCGCTCACGCGGGGCTTGGGCCGTCGACCGATCGGGCCACGCGCGACCTCTGGGAAAAGCTCGACGCCATCGCGCTTCGCGCCCTTTCGCGCGACGAAAACCATCGGTACTTCTCCGCTGCCGAGATGGCCGAGGCACTCGAGCGGTTGCCGCTCGCAGGCCCGCAAGAGATCGGGCGATTCGTCGAGAAGACGGCGCACGATGGCCTCCGGCGTCGCAGCGCCATCCTGAGCGCCATCGAGAAGAACGACGTGCCCTTCGGTCGCGCTTCGCGCTCGACAGAGGCGCTCGAATCGGCGAGCTACCCCGGCGCCGTGTCGTCGCGCTCGAATCCCAGCGGGACGCCGCCGGCGATTGAACGAAGCCAATTCGCGCGGGCTTCCGCTACTGCCGACCCCTCGCGGATGAAGCCGCTGCTTCTCGTGGCGGGCGTGCTCGCGCTGGGGATCCTTTTCGCTGCCGTTGGCGCCGCCGTCGCCGTCAAGACGAACGGTCCACCGAAACCGCCCTCAATCCCTCCTGCGCAGGCCGTCGAGCCGCCGCTCCGCGCGCCCGAGGCCCCTGCCCCTCTGCCCTCGGCGTTGGCGCCATCGCCCTCGCCGAAGGCCGACGAGGCGATCGAGATCATCCCGAACAACGCGCCGGCGGCGCCGGGCACGCCACGCGACCCGCGGCCGCGGAAGCCGAAGTGCGAGCCGAGCTACGTCGACGCCAACGGTCACAAGCAATACCGACCTGAGTGCCTCTGACCCCGCCGCCTCTGGCGGCGGAGAGGCAAGAGGAGTATCCGCGCATCATGACGCGCGAGCTTGTCCTCGTCCTCGACTTCGGCTCCCAGACCACGCAGCTCATCGCGAGGCGGATCCGCGAGCAACACGTCTACTGCGAAGTGTTGCCCTGCACGACACCGTTTTCGACCATCGAAAAGCTCGCGCCGCGGGCCATCGTCCTCTCGGGCGGGCCCGCGAGCGTCTACGACGACGGCGCCCCCACAATCGACAAGCGCATCGTCGAACTCGGCGTCCCGGTGCTGGGCATCTGCTACGGCCTCCAGCTCCTCTCCCACGTCTTGGGCGGCAAGGTCGAGCGCGCGGAGGCCCGCGAGTTCGGCTCGGCGCGCGTCACCGTCGCGAAGTCGGAAGGCATCTTCCATCGCTTCCGCGGAAGCGATGCGCTCGACGTCTGGATGTCTCACGGCGATCGCATTGCCACGCTGCCGCCGGGCTTTCACAACCTCGGCGAATCGGACAACACGCCGCACTGCGCCGTCGCGTGGCCGGAGCGCCGCGTCTACGGCGTGCAGTTTCACCCCGAGGTGGTGCACACGCCTCGGGGCAGTGACCTCATCGCTGCGTTCCTCTTCGACGTCGCCAAACTATCGCCCACGTGGACGCCGGGCTCGTGGACGGAAGACGCGATCGCCGCCGTTGCCAAGCGCGTCGCCCCCAACGAACACGCGATCTGCGGGCTCTCGGGCGGCGTCGACTCTTCCGTCGCGGCGGTCCTCTGTCACCGAGCCCTCGGCAACCGCCTCACATGCATCTTCGTCGACAACGGTCTCCTGCGCGAAGGCGAAGCGGAAGACGTCGTGGCCACCTTCCGCGAGAACTTTCACCTCAAGCTCATCGCCGTCGATGCGCGGGAGCGGTTCTTGTCCGCGCTGCGAGGCGTCACCGATCCAGAACAGAAGCGCAAGGTCATTGGCCGCGTCTTCATCGAGGTCTTCGAGGACGAAGCGCGCAAGGTCGAGGGCGCCAAGTACCTCATTCAAGGCACGCTCTATCCCGACGTCATCGAGAGCGTCTCCTTCAAGGGCCCGAGCGTCGTCATCAAGAGTCACCACAACGTCGGAGGCTTGCCGGAGCGCATGAACCTGTCGCTCATCGAGCCGCTGCGCGAGCTCTTCAAGGATGAGGTTCGCGCCGCCGGCGAGACGTTGGGCATCGCCCACGACTTGCTCTATCGGCATCCCTTCCCGGGCCCCGGCCTCGCCATTCGCTGCCTCGGCGAGGTGACCGAGGAGCGCCTCAAGGTGCTGCGCGCGGCCGACGCCATCGTCACCGGCGAGATCAAGAAGGCCGGCGAATACGAGCGCATCTGGCAGGCCTTCTGCGTTCTGCTTCCCGTTCGCTCCGTCGGGGTCATGGGCGATGGCCGCACCTACGAAGAGACGTGCGCCGTACGGGCCGTGACGTCGGTCGATGGCATGACGGCAGACTGGGCTCCGATGCCCTACGACCTCTTGGGACGCATCTCGAATCGCATCATCAACGAGGTGCGCGGCATCAACCGGGTCGTCTACGACATCTCGTCGAAGCCGCCCGCCACCATCGAGTGGGAGTGACGCCCGTGTGGCCCAAGCCCGCATCGCGGCGCCTTCGCCACGGCCCCCTCTCCTTGTTGGCCTTGACCGCGGTTGTTGCGGCCTGCGGCGGCGCGCAAGCGCCCGCGGCGAAGCTCATCTCGTACCGCCTGGTTGGCGAGCCCGCCAAAGCGACGGTGACCATCGACGATCAACCCATCGGTCCCCTCGAGATGGTGGCGCGGCGGGGCATCGCGCTGCCGGCAGGCGCGCATCGCATCACCGTCGAGGCGCCCGGCTACCTGCCTTGGGACCGCCTCGTCGACGCATCGACGGGCCCCGTCAAGCTTGAGGTGAAGCTCGTGCCGGTTCCGGAATAGCCCATCGATCCCCCGGCGCGCGGCGCTGGGCTGGCCCTTTTTGCCGATTCCTGGCGTCGCAAGGTCAGTGGCCCTTGCATTTCCCGACAAAACGCCCTACGTCTGCACCCCCTTTGGAAGCGCGCTGGCGCGTTTCGGCCCGTTGGAGTCCGTTCACATGTCGAATCGAGCAATCTGGAACGTCCGCAAGCGTCACGAATGGCTGGCCAAGCCGCTGGCCCGCAAGCGCGTCAAGCGCTCCACGCGCCTTCGCTGTGGCTTGCAAGACGCCATGGATCGCAAGGCTGCCAAGAAGCCCGCCGAAGGCTGAGCTTCCGCTGCGCGCTGGCCCTCGTCGGTCGCTCGCTCTACATCCCGCCGAAGGTCGCGACCGCGCCTTCGGCGGTTTTTGTTTTTGCGGCCCATGACATCGTCGCCGTCGTGCGTGCCCAGGCAACGTGGCCAGCGGGCGTGACGACGATGGTGCCCCCGAGCCCGCGAGCCCGTCGTGCTGCGAGCTCCAGGCCGCGACGCGCCGCATCCTCGGCGGCGGCACCGCCGCGCATCCAATCGAGCACCGTCTTGGCGAGACAGAGACGCATGAACGCCTCGCCATCTCCGGTGTTGGAGATCGCGCCACACTCGTCGTCGGCGTAAGTCCCGGCGCCCAAGATCGGCGAGTCGCCCACGCGCCCGACGCGCTTTCCAACCTTCCCACCGGTGCTCGTCGCTGCCGCCACGTGCCCCGCCGCGTCGCGGGCGACGGCGCCGACGGTGCCGCCGGCCCAGCCATCGCTTTCGCCTGCGCGAACGGCAACCAGGCGCTCCTTCGCGGCCTCCGTGATCATGAGCGCCTCGTCGTAGCGAGCGAAGCCCGACGCGACCGCGAACGCGTCGGCGCCTTGCCCGGCGTAGAGAATAGGTCCGCCGAGATCGAGCGCCGCCCGGGCGATGGCCACCGGATTCTTGAACGACGACAGGGCGCAGACGGCGCCCGCTGCCAAATCGGAGCCCCGCATCACCGCGGCGTCGAGCGCGAGGTGAGCGGTCGCGTCGAGGCACGCGCCGGTGCCCGCGTTGAAGACGGGGTCGTCTTCAAGGACCGTAACGGCGGCCTGCACCGCATCGAGGGACGAGCCACCGGCTTCGAGAACGGCGAAGCCCGCGGCGGCGGCCCGACGAGTTCCCTCTGCGTGACGTTCCCTCGACGCCTCCGCAACATCGCCGGCGCCACCATGAACAAGAATGGCGAGACCGCCGAACGTGAGGCTCCATGACCCCGTGACCTTGTCTTGCATCGGCGATGAAGATAGCAGCGGACGGCGCTCGTTCCGTCAGGTGCGAAGCCGCGGCCGCGCTCAGGCGCCTTGGCGGGGTGCCAAGAAGACGCGCGCCGCCAGGCCAAGGAGCAAGGCGGGAACGACGAGGCAAGACCAGAGCGGCGCCCGGCCCGCAGCGACAAGATGGAACGTGAGGATCTCCGCGCCGGAGGCCGCCACCACGAGGACGAGCTCCCGCGCGCGAAGTGTGCCCCGCGCACCAAGCACGGCGAGTGCGGCGCTGAGGAGCATCAAGACGGCGGCCACCATCCCGCGTCGTCCTTCTGCCCGCACGCCGTGTGCGGCGGCGGGACTTGGCGGAGGCGCCGGCGCGTTGGGACGAAGGATGCGGCCGTCGTCGGTGATGCGCACGCCACCCTCCGCGACGAAGGCGCCGGCCTCGCGAACGAAGGTCACCGGGGCCCGCTCCGCGGGAAAGAACGCGGAGGGCACGAAGGCTGGCGACATCGCGACGGCGAGGGCGGCGACCGCGCAGACACCGAGAGCGCCGACGATGGCAGGTAGTTCCCGGCGCGCCGGGCCCACGCCCAAGGAGGAAAGCGCGAGAAGCTCACCGCGAGTGCGCCGCCCACGGAGCGCCAGCGCCGCCGCGACGGCCACGCAAAGCGGCAGCGCCGCGGATGCGCGTGACGCGCGCTCGGCCCAAGGAACGCCGCCCTCGTCGGTCACCGCCGTCACGAGGAGCGCGAGGAGCGTCATGACGAGGGCGCCGGCGAGCGCCGAACGCGCCACGCGGCGATCCCACGCGGTGGGGATGAGGGAGGCGCCGGCGAGCTT contains the following coding sequences:
- the greA gene encoding transcription elongation factor GreA, coding for MEKNPITPQGYSRLRDELNHLRSVERPRVIQMIATAREHGDLSENAEYHAAREKQSFIEGRVKDLENKLALAEIIDPSKLSGSRVAFGAHVRLMNNQTEEEVAYQIVGADEADVDHGRISILSPMARSLLTKEAGDEVRLPGGGGAPRVYEILAVEFK
- the bamD gene encoding outer membrane protein assembly factor BamD; the protein is MRLGSLLFVFPLVLAPSLACLGCEATPAARTSLNYTADAKRAYDEAMTDFRSKNWLEAQQAFRELKRKYSYSRFARLAELRIADADFEQDKFAEAIRGYKQFVHDHRADVEEVEYARSKIAEAQYKEIADSFLLPAVEERDQASAIEAFRELKTFLQDYPDGKDSRRICELLEDVTVKLVRHELYVARFYLVRDNFEGAVARLQYALRNYVGTSCSLSTMRGPRAKATEVRPAAAVNDAPPLEFGLAPDALLLLGETYLKMHRYPEARAAFQAIVAGFGASALIVPARRYLDLMTTQGV
- a CDS encoding serine/threonine protein kinase; this translates as MSSEGSPETSPLSVKLRVDTPAEPILTQAQTVREEAARRRVGSRIKGWRLVKLLGVGPLSSAYEVIHGDKDSGERGVMRILTGEAARSERARSQFLRSAYAANRFRHPRVVPVTSDGADDDGVPYVIRNFVETRSLATALEELRAEGSPGMPEAKVLRLMEQLLDALEIAHAHGVVHGAIGPANVLVTARGSVRLVDFATPPGSLLGGSDTRDALADLRVGPFAAPERCSLPPEAATEQTDVWAVAACAYFALSGKFPRGSDTSRAELATREPVPLREVAPEASDPVALILDHALQTEPERRYGSAYAMLGDVRRALAGRKPKLGDALRPVPSGSYRDVSVPSSRRVLLAADRPQRAGYSAAPAAAPSSASRQTRKKNEWRGNMVLILAIAMLVGVATFVVVRERVEEQRRTAPSESR
- the dut gene encoding dUTP diphosphatase; this encodes MIPDVCIAVSCVGPVAVPMPKYQTPGAAGMDLHAAIEGPIEVKPLDRVLVATGLAFAIPPKFEGQVRPRSGLALKHGLTVVNTPGTIDSDYRGEVKVLLVNLGKKKVTLEPLARIAQLVIAPVATAQLVLVADLEATVRGRGGYGSTGSR
- a CDS encoding serine/threonine protein kinase, whose translation is MLGQYAVYGELAAGGMATIHFGRLATPDGHTRTVAIKRLHPQFAKDAEFRTMFLDEARVAVHVAHPNVVTTLDVVGMETELFLVMEYVVGESLSKLIRQTREKKKVIPPAIAAAVMAGAMRGLHAAHTAHDVNGQPLQIVHRDISPQNILVGVDGVARVLDFGVAKAVGRAQQTREGQLKGKIAYMAPEQLNGVVSPRTDIYAAGVTLWEALTAKRLFNADNEAAILGKILSGKVEPPSAHAGLGPSTDRATRDLWEKLDAIALRALSRDENHRYFSAAEMAEALERLPLAGPQEIGRFVEKTAHDGLRRRSAILSAIEKNDVPFGRASRSTEALESASYPGAVSSRSNPSGTPPAIERSQFARASATADPSRMKPLLLVAGVLALGILFAAVGAAVAVKTNGPPKPPSIPPAQAVEPPLRAPEAPAPLPSALAPSPSPKADEAIEIIPNNAPAAPGTPRDPRPRKPKCEPSYVDANGHKQYRPECL
- the guaA gene encoding glutamine-hydrolyzing GMP synthase, whose protein sequence is MTRELVLVLDFGSQTTQLIARRIREQHVYCEVLPCTTPFSTIEKLAPRAIVLSGGPASVYDDGAPTIDKRIVELGVPVLGICYGLQLLSHVLGGKVERAEAREFGSARVTVAKSEGIFHRFRGSDALDVWMSHGDRIATLPPGFHNLGESDNTPHCAVAWPERRVYGVQFHPEVVHTPRGSDLIAAFLFDVAKLSPTWTPGSWTEDAIAAVAKRVAPNEHAICGLSGGVDSSVAAVLCHRALGNRLTCIFVDNGLLREGEAEDVVATFRENFHLKLIAVDARERFLSALRGVTDPEQKRKVIGRVFIEVFEDEARKVEGAKYLIQGTLYPDVIESVSFKGPSVVIKSHHNVGGLPERMNLSLIEPLRELFKDEVRAAGETLGIAHDLLYRHPFPGPGLAIRCLGEVTEERLKVLRAADAIVTGEIKKAGEYERIWQAFCVLLPVRSVGVMGDGRTYEETCAVRAVTSVDGMTADWAPMPYDLLGRISNRIINEVRGINRVVYDISSKPPATIEWE
- a CDS encoding PEGA domain-containing protein gives rise to the protein MLALTAVVAACGGAQAPAAKLISYRLVGEPAKATVTIDDQPIGPLEMVARRGIALPAGAHRITVEAPGYLPWDRLVDASTGPVKLEVKLVPVPE
- a CDS encoding isoaspartyl peptidase/L-asparaginase, giving the protein MQDKVTGSWSLTFGGLAILVHGGAGDVAEASRERHAEGTRRAAAAGFAVLEAGGSSLDAVQAAVTVLEDDPVFNAGTGACLDATAHLALDAAVMRGSDLAAGAVCALSSFKNPVAIARAALDLGGPILYAGQGADAFAVASGFARYDEALMITEAAKERLVAVRAGESDGWAGGTVGAVARDAAGHVAAATSTGGKVGKRVGRVGDSPILGAGTYADDECGAISNTGDGEAFMRLCLAKTVLDWMRGGAAAEDAARRGLELAARRARGLGGTIVVTPAGHVAWARTTATMSWAAKTKTAEGAVATFGGM